The window CGGGACAGCATACACCGCGTGTCTGGCATATCGTTCGTCATATGCTGGGGTTATGTAATGGTTTGCCAGGCGCGAGAAAGTTCCGTCGCTATTTGTCTGAGAATGCAGGTAAAGAGGGCGCGGATTCGCAAGTGCTGCGCGAAGCCTTTGCTTTGACCGGCCAGGCGGTTACTGAACAGGCGTCTTAGCTACTACATCTTAATCCAGCGTTAAATGCAATGTTAAGCGGGACACTTTAACTGTCCCGTTTTTGATCCTGTCTCTTTTACATCCCGCATTTAAACCGACAGTTTCAAGTCATATCCCCATATCGGAAAATCGGTCCTGATTTACGGAAATCTACTTGATTGTTTTTCTCTTAACCTTGTGGATTGAACCGAAGAAAGGCTTGCTTCGTAAAGGTTTCGAAAATTAATTTATTTTTATTTGCGCCAAACTGAACCTTTTTGTAGTTTGCTGCGACTAAAGAGTAAATCCAAACCAAGACATGGTAAGAGTGGTTTAAAAGCTGGTACAGAATGTACTCTATTAATTCAAAGAGCAATACAAAGAGCAGTAGACCCAGCAATACAAAGTAACCTGAACAACACCGGGTTTGGTAATTTTAACTGAGATTAGGACGAGGCTGACATGCCAAATTTAATTGTTTTTTTCGCTATCTTAATGGTTCCGGCAGCCTGTTTGCTGGGTAGTTCTATCATTGCGTCGCTTCTGGAACGGGAAAACCTTGAGTCTGTGCGTAAGTCGCAAATGCCTTCTACGAACAATAACTAATCTCGGCCCCAGACTAACTCCTTATTTAATCTCCGCTCCACTCGTTGCCCTGCAACAAGGTTCTCCAACATCCAATTTCACTATTAAATTTTGATTCCCTGTAGTGTCAGGGAATGACGCAACTAAAAGCTTTATTTGCCTAAGAGGTAAGCGCTGCTGGTGGAAGAGGTAAGCGCTGCTGGTTATGGCCATGGATTGGTCGGTATGCCGAAAATGCATGGATGCCGGCATGGACGCTGGTATGTCGGAAATGTCTGGAACATATTTCCGATTCAATTTTCGGTGGAAGAAAAAGCCACTTCTGCTTCCACCTTCCACCTGCCAACCAGCGCTAGGCGCAATCTTCGATTGCATGCTTAGAACGAAGGGGACATGTCGCATGCGACACTACGGGTACATAAACCACAGGTTTATTCCGGGTACGCAACGTAAATCGTTGCTCCGAGTACATGAATCGAAGATTCATTTCGGGTTAGAGCGGCTCTAAACTCGAAGGGCGTTGTCTGCCCGTACCCGGAACAAAATCTTGATTTTGTGTACCCGGAACCGAAATTACTTTCGGTGTACTCGAAACAAATGACCCTTATCAGCGTGCCAGGAGTGAAACGTGCCAGGAACGAAGTGTGCTCTGATCTTCCACCTTCCACCTTCGACTTCCACCTTCCACTTCCACCTTCACCCCTCTAGTGCTAAGCGCAATCTTCGATTGCATGCTAGGAGCTGATTATCAGCGTGCCGGGCGTGAAACATGCTAGGAACGCAGTGTGCTCTTATCTTCCACCTCCCACCTTATTCTCCCACCTTTTTGTTATGGTTGGTCAAATCCACTAACCGGTTGGTGAAATTTGCCAATTAACGAACAAAAGCATCGAGCCACTTTTCCCTGTTAAAAAATCACCATCCTCTACAGCCCTTTAAAAACAATGGGTTAACAAAAAATAACAAATTGGCACAGCACTTGTAAGTACTAAACCATCAATTAGTGATTAATTAACAAAACATACATATCAGTATGGTAAGGGTTGAAAATGAACACGTTAAGTAAACAAATCGGTATCGCCTCATTAGTACTTGCTACAAGTGCTTTCTTCTCCACGGGTGCAAAGGCTGAGCAGTTGGTGTCTTTGCAAACGGCCCTGGACATGATGGTAGAAAATCAAAGTCAAATGGTGGCAAATCAGTTGGACCAACAAGTTGCAAACAGCATCGCTCAGGAAGTGAATAACTTCAAAATTGATGCTCAGTATGTAACCGACAAAGGTGTACCTACTGTAACCATCACCGAAATCAGCAACTTCGATAAAGATGAAGCTGATTCAGAAAAATCTAAAGAAGCAACAGGAGAATAAAAATGGGTATGTTTTCTCGTCTGACGGACATTATTAACGCCAACATCAATAGCTTGCTGGATAAGGCGGAAAACCCTGAAAAGATGATCCGCTTGATCATCCAGGAAATGGAAGAAACCCTGGTCGAGGTTCGCACCTCGGCCGCCAAGCAAATCGCTGAAAAGAAGACGCTAACTCGCCAGCTACGTGCGCAAACAGAAAAATCTGCGCAATGGCAGGAAAAAGCTGAACTTGCTATCAGCAAAGGTCGTGACGATTTAGCTCGCCAGGCACTAGTAGCAAAACAGCAATGTCAGCCGGTAATTGAAGACTTAGAAGCGCAACTTGCTCAGGTTGAAGAATTACTTGAGTCGATTCAGAACGATACGGCTCGTCTTCAGGACAAGTTAAATGAAGCAAAACAGCGTCAAGAAGCTTGCCTTAAGCGCCAAAAAACTGCCGAAGTGCGTTTGAAAGTTCGCGAAACGGTAAAGTTTGAGCAAATTGACGATGCGATTTTACGTTTTGAGAAGTTTCAGCAAAAAGTTGATGGTCTTGAAGCTCAGGTTGAAGCCTATGATATGACCGAAGCGAAATCGCTGGAAGCTCAGTTCCAGGAGCTGGAAGCTGAAGAGTCTATCGAAGAAGAGTTACAAGCAATTAAAAAGAAAGTTGCCAACGGATAGTTGGCAACAGTATTCAGCCACAAAGTAAGTGCTGAAGAATTAAGGAGAAGGTTATGTTCCCGTTTTCACTGATGATGACAGTTTGGTTAGTACCCGTAGTCACCTTTTTTATCGGTGCCGGTGTATTTGGGTTAACTCGTTATTTGCATGGTTAAGATGAAGTGTTTTTTGCGGAGGATGTATGAATAAAGTGAAATATAAAATTGAGCGCAGCATTGCCAAAGACCAGGTTCATAAAAAAATCTGTGGCGTTTGTGCCGGACTTGCGCGTCATTTTTCAATGCCACGTATCGTGGTACGAGTGTTAGCTATTTTAGCGTTAATTATGATGCCAACCGTAACTTTAGTTGCCTACGGTGTCGCCGCGCTAATCATGCCTAATAGGTATTTGTAGGGCTAGTTAACCTTTTCTGGCCGAATTTTGTTCAATCAACAAAAGTGAAATTACGAAAAAGATAGATTGACGAAAAAATAATGAAGAAACAATCAATTGAATTCTTCGAACAGCGTTTGTTTTGAACCTGACCTGCGTTTTTTCTTCTTACCGTACAATGAGTACGATAAAAAGAAAAAGACTTGTTCAAGCTCCAAACAATTCACTGCAAAAATGACCCTAAAAGGTCAACAACCCCTAAGTGCTGCATGGGGCTGCACTTAAGTGAAATAAAGGAGTTATCATGTCATTCACCAAGTCCTTGTTACTGGCCATTATTGCCACATTATTGCTGACCTATTTGTTCGGCAACACTGTGTTCTCCTGGTTGGGCGTGGATATTGTGGTAGATGACCACGTCGTTGAGCCCATTGAAGGTATTGCCATCGCCGCACTCGTTGGAGTGATCCTGTTTGTGGTTGGCCTGACAATTTTTATCAGCGTTTTTGGTACGCTGATTCTGGTGCTACTCGCGGCATTGGCTGGTCTGGCATTTGTCGGTCTAACCGTTTTCTGGCCAATATTATTAATCGGATTTATCGTCTGGTTACTTTGTAAAGAGCCTGCGCCTGAATAAACAAAACAAAACCAAACTACCTGGAACTACATAATACCAATCACATTAAATTATTACTCACTCAGTGAGCATTTAAAGGCTTTTAGGTAAGGTTTTGAGTACAGAGAATAGTCGCTCCTTTACCAAAATCGGTCAAAATCAGTAACGCAGTATAAACGCCTTTAAAACTCACCCGAAGGGAGTTTATCAGAGGCCTATTTACGGCCCTATATTTCAGTAATATAGATTGACTATATCAATGAAATCTATGTTGTAACTGAACCTCTGCCCTAACTCTGA is drawn from Thalassotalea sp. PS06 and contains these coding sequences:
- the pspA gene encoding phage shock protein PspA, producing MGMFSRLTDIINANINSLLDKAENPEKMIRLIIQEMEETLVEVRTSAAKQIAEKKTLTRQLRAQTEKSAQWQEKAELAISKGRDDLARQALVAKQQCQPVIEDLEAQLAQVEELLESIQNDTARLQDKLNEAKQRQEACLKRQKTAEVRLKVRETVKFEQIDDAILRFEKFQQKVDGLEAQVEAYDMTEAKSLEAQFQELEAEESIEEELQAIKKKVANG
- a CDS encoding PspC domain-containing protein, whose translation is MNKVKYKIERSIAKDQVHKKICGVCAGLARHFSMPRIVVRVLAILALIMMPTVTLVAYGVAALIMPNRYL